Part of the Chanos chanos chromosome 5, fChaCha1.1, whole genome shotgun sequence genome, ATGAATCAAATATCACAAACCTTTATGAGTAATCAAAGGCACAGTCACACAACTCAATGACCATTTACAATACGAAAATACAGAACTgcaacacacagagggaaagcgGGCGGATTTGGGTTTGGGATTGTGATGGAAGGTTAAGAGAATTTTTCCTGGACAGAGGAAAATCAATGGGAGAGGGTAAAAGGATCTGGAACCGAAATAAGCTAAGTAGGCTTATACAAAGATCAAAATTGGACCCAACATTGACAATGACAGATGAATAAAAgtgatgtgaaatatttcatttggaaATAACTAGGGAAGATGACTGGCGTATAAAAAACTGGATGAGAATGATGAATGATTTGGATATAGAAATTGTTATAGTGAAGTGTAACTGGCAGAGGAACAGAACTACAAAGACTGTAGTATGTTATTGGGAATGCCTGATGTAGACTATAATGGGAGTAGTTGTGGGTAACTGGGAGAATGTAATGGGAGTAGTTGTGGGTAACTGGGAGAATGTAATGGAAGTAGTTGTGGGTAACTGGGAGAACGTAATGGGAGTAGTTGTGGGTAACTGGGAGAATGTAAGGTGGACTGGAATAGGATGGGGAAAAAGTCACATCATGGCCTGCTGTGCAGGGTCATACCTTCCTTTCCGGATGTTTCTGTCCAAGAGAGAGGGACGCAATTCAGAtgggagaaaaggaagagagatagaATAAATCATTTCTACAACTGTATTGTTACTGtgatattcacacacagacacacacacacacacgcacatacacactcactcacacacacgcgcgcgcgcgcacacacacacacacacacacacacacacacacacacacacacagagctcttaCTTAAAGCCCCAGCCAGTTCCACCCAGGACGATAGCTGCCAGCAGAATGGCGCCTGCTATGGAGCCTATGATTATATTCGTGCCGCTGGGACCTgtgcagaggagacagacaaaagCACACACCACCAGACATTGGGTTTTGTAGTTCTAGACATTACAAATCCATGTATCTACACAAATGAGGGTTGGACAGAGGGGTCTGAACCTTTATATCTCTCAGGTCCCTCTTGGTGTTCCGGATCAGGGATGGGGTCGTACACACTGCAGTCCTTCCCAGTGTAATCCGCATCACAGATACACTTCACCTCGTTACTACAGGtctgagagaacaaaacaagTCGCAGACTGGCACTAAAGCCTACTATATACTGACATACAGAGAACGTGTCCAGTAATAAAACAGGCAGCTCACCCCATGGTCAGAGCAGACCCGGGAGGAGGAAGAGCCAGGGCAGGAGGAGAGGTTGAATGTTGTGAGAGGGAGACAACGATGGTCCAGGCACATCATGTTTGGACCACACGGTGTACCGTCCTCCACATAACCTAGATCTGAGCCATCCTCCAACACCGCATGACCAcccctacacacgcacacacacacatacacagacacacacatctttagGAAAGATTTACGACATGGTATGCAAGATTCAAGGCCCTATCATACCGTGTATACACAGAGAGGCCAAAATCTCAGCTCAGACACCCTGCATCTAATCCATCTCTGAGCTCTTTGAAgctatagtcacacacacacacacacacactcttttcctcATAGACATAATGACTGGACACTGAGCTGTAATTCAGTGACAAACGGGGATTCTTTTCCATATTCAGTGTTTGTGCAGAATCTGTGTCTGCTGGCCTTAGAGGACATGATCTTTATGCAACAGCTAACGCTCACTCACCTGCAGTCAGTGTACTTATTTTGGTGGTAGAGGGTGAGACTGGTAACTTCTCCCTTTAAATCACCGTACCGCGGTTTTGCTGTAATATTAGTGCACAGCAAAAATCCACACAGTACATCCCTACAtgagagaaaggtagagagagagagagagagggagaaagggggagacaggaacagaaggagagagagaagggggtggaaGTAGTGAGTGAGTCCTTCTGAAGctcataatgtctctctctctctctctctctctctctctctctctctctctatatatatatatatatatatatataaggatCATAATCTAGATCATTTAGGACATACTCAAAGTGTGGAGGGTGCGGGTCCTAGGGTGCGAGCACTCACTGTTTATTGCACTGAACCCAGCCTTGTCCACTGGCATCCCGCCCACAGTTCCCTTTCTCTGTGCCCTCTGTGTTCAATCTCTCATAGCAAATACGATCTGCAGCGTCTGGGGCATCAAAAGCAAATAACAAAGGAAACCTCATCTGCTGCTATTCATGAATTTTAAATTCAGATATTGATTGGTTCGTTTCTATTTTGCACTCACTGTGGCCCCACAGTACCCAGCACTGTGCATCTCTAGTTTTACAACGACCGCCATAGCAACGACCCTGACAAAGATAAAGGGCAATGGGTCATGACACTATTAATGCGATAATATTTTGTACACatgcatgaatacacacacatatttacacatattacATCACATTATACATAatcatatatacatgcataaacacacacgcacgcacgcatatttacacatattacattacagagatcacacacagtGATGGTACCTGTCCTGTATCACACATGTAACCATCCAGTTTATGAACATTATGAGGACACTGTTAGAGGATGAGAAAATGTTATCATGAAAACTCAAAGTATCAGCATAAAAATACATAATCCATTTTTTACTGTGAATTCACTGATGGCCTAAATATTGCTTAAAGATCTATATTATATTACAGGTCAGTGCTATAACAATTCATGATTTGGATATATGGTCATCCATAATACAAAGGTCAAGAGATACTAAGAGAGAAATTATACCAAGCTCATTTGCATGATCACCCAGCATGCATCATCACCTGGCTGGAATCTCCGGTGCACATTTCAGGAATGTCACAGTCATTGACTGCATCTCGACATGTCACCCCTCTCTGCTCATACTGCAGCGTACAaacaccatgtacacacacacacacacacacacacacacacacagggaggggggagggagagagagagagagagagagagagagagagagagagaggggcagagatgGAGATTTGTGTCGACAGAGCTGGTGGAGTATACGTGTATACACTCAGGTGGTATTGTAAACAACATGAATCAGTAATTGGTGGTTCATTTAGTTTACCTAATGTCTCACGTGCACTTTGGAGATAGTGTGGCAGGACTCGGCAGAACTCACCCTGCATCGGTTACAGCACAGTCCATTGCTGCACATTGCATCATGGGTCAGCGTGCACTTCTTACAGCAGGCTCCCCCAGCCCGAGAGCACTCCTTCAAAACCAAAGACGACTTTTAACATTTCCCGATTCATTTCATTATGGGATCCCTTATGGGATCCTCATTGGCTGGTTCAGGAACAGTGTTAGTCACTTTATGATGTCATCAACATAAGAAACTCACCACTTGTGATCCACAGTCACACTCCTCTCCAACTTCAACAAAGCCGTTCCCACATTCTGGGGGGTCTAGTAGCTACAGACAGAAAGGAGATGTTAAAACTAAATTTTAGGTTGCTTTGCGCTTGAACGAAACATATTTTAAGACATGATTTCTCTGTCATATCTGTACCTAgatatattacatattacatatattacAAAGCATTAATCGACTTCACGCAGTACTAGTCATGCTCAGTTTGATGCTAATGGCATAGAGAGAATGtgatgtgagagagactgtttatCCAGCAGCACACTCTTCTCAGGTCTCATCAGTGCCAGAAACTGGACTTACCTTGGTGGGTTTATTAAAGAGACAACTGCCTCCTCCCTGCTGGAGGAAGTGGATGTACTCATCTATGCTACATCGCGAGAACTTCCTGGGTAGGTAATACCTATCAAACAAAGCAATCACACAGAATGCAAAACTACACTACTCCAATATCATACAATCACATTCCATaggaaacaacaataaacagctGAAGCTGAAGAGCAGTCAACATTTACTCCGTCGATCTTTTTCTAAAGTCTGTTTTATGTGACTGCTAATCACTCCCTATCAGAGTGTGCTGTCAGAAGTGACTGGTCTTACCCAGTGTCTTCCATAATGCAGCCCAGCCATGGGTCTGGACACCTACAGTCtcctgtacacacagacacacaaatcaaTTCagcatcagcacacacacacacacacacacacagacacacacacacacacacacacagacacacacacacactctgtggctGGCCCATTCTGGGCATGGTTCTGTTTGGAGTATGAGCTAGGCATTCCTGGGTCAAGTCAGAACTGGACGGATTCCCTGGCAGCAAAATGGGCAGGATTTTACCTGCTGCAGCACGATCCTTATTCCACATCATACCGAGGTTCTGCCCCAAACTCTGACACAGGGTGATTGCCATTGGACCGACGTTTCCGTACTgaaagacgcacacacagacacacacagacacacacacatgcatacgcccacacacacacacacacacacacacgcacagacacagtaagagagagagtaatggaaCTTTCAAACGGTTTTTAAAATGCGTCGACAAAGACAGGTAGGAGAAATGCAATCAgcagctgaaaaaagaaagcctTTACCTCGTTGACACCTCCTCCGCGTGTCAGCGAACAGATCCCTCCGACGTAGGCCGTCCCACTGCGAGTACTCTGGAACGTGCGTCCCCTTCACAAGTCACAACACTCATGTTTCCAGATCAAGTCGTTTAACTACATTGAACAATGGCTTAATATGGAAGCCACTACTGGTTAAATGACTTAAATGACTAATTCCATGTTTCAAAGTAGTGCTCCCAAAGTATGCTCTGAAACACCACGCTACTACGTTAAGAGCTGAGGAGAGATAAGGATATGGTTGGTGATGGGGGAATGGCCGTTTTTGTGAGTAAAGTCATGAAAAAAGCAGAGCTCCAAGAACAAGTGTGTTGTGGGCTGTGAACTCACGAAAAGAGGTGTGCTGCATCGCTCTTctctttgatgttttctttcctgTACTTCATAAAGTCCCGCAGGGTCAACAGGGGGTCATCACCCACGGAAACCATGTTCTGTGATGACcacgtttccatggcaactaaCACGATCCTGGTGTTCAGCTGTTCTTTGtaaatctgaaaaagaaaacaaaaaatggcaATGTTATCAAAGTATTTCTTTTAAACCCCAAGGACTTAAGTGTCTTACAAATTTTTTGAAACAGCCCGTGtcaaaaagaacaagaacaacagatGTGGTAGAAAGTTGCTATTTTGGATAATGAAAAGTGTAGGAGGCTGTGACAGCGATGAGAAACTTTGACGTGGCTTTAGAAACAAAAGAGTGAGTCACtccctttttaaaaaagctGACATTTCTCAAAGGCTTTACATAAAAAGCAGCTCACCGCATCAGCCATGTTCACCACTGCTTTGGCAAAGTTCCTCGTCTGTGGAGTTGACCTGCGCATCTGCACAAACTACGGACAGATGaggaaaaaatgacaacaagACAAACGATGAAATACTTATTTTCCCAATTACAGTAATACTACACAATCCAACAACCCTGATGAACACACGAGACACTGAGGTCCAGCATGAGTCTTGCTggacctctgtctttctcacttaCTTATatactaacacaacacacagacatcctgTTATAGCTAAGGTCTTACCAGGTCATAGTCATTCACCACCAGTAGTTCAACATACTTGGTTTCAGTCTGAACTGTGCGTTGTCCTCTTCGTACCTGTAGGGGGAGACAGAGACCCAATTTCAATTGTGTCCAACACCTCAGCCGAACATGTGGACAAACTGCACTCCTAATTGTTTGCAATTTTGTTTAGTTAATAATTTAACTGTTTTGCAGTCTGTCTGTTGGGAAATCAAAGTTCAAAGACAAGCTTTTCCACAGTTTACCCTACCAAACTACACCAGACCGAGcaaatcaaaatgatgaaatcatATCATTTACAAAAAAGGGCTCCAAGAGTGTTgatctattttttttgtctcaggtCAGATGATAGATTATAGGCTCTTGAAGTTTGTGAATTAGTCAGACATGTTCATCCCAGATGTGCTCTTTTCAAAGAATTGGTGTATGAAGGAGGGGTGAGTCcataataaaacatacaatacaacaacaaaaaaatgaaaactgtacaAGCCACAGTTCTATGAGCAAACTATGAATAATATTAAATCTCATTTTTACAGTGCCAAGACCTCATGACAACATCCTACCCTTCTCTACTCTGTTTCTTTGGTCAGGATACGGGTGGAACTCCTCTACGAGAACAGAAATCTGACAGTTGATGCGCATACAATTTCAGTGCGAATTTTCAGTGGGTCAAAGCCACACTTATGAAGTGAGcagtgtctgtttctctggagGGCAGAGAAGAATGTTGGTGTAGTGAAGACAGCAGCATGTGCCACCACAAAGAGCCTCTCAACCCTTATGTCCTGTTAGATAACTCCAGACACGCAACACCTTAAACGGGTCAGTCTAATTCAACTGGGGCGCctcagctcatctctctctctccctctctctcgggCAAAGTAATATCGGTGGATGAGTGGAATGTGATCTCTCAAGGCAGATCTTCCGTTACTCCTGATTCCTCCTATTACCACAGGGCACATTAACCACGACCCGCTAATAACATAACATTTAGTTTCCACAGACACctggtgtgcgtgtggtgtgagCGAAAGGCCGTTACATGACAGGCCCTGAAGTCGCGCGCcaccctctgtcctcctcagagTGGAAGGACGACAGCTCTGGCCTTActtctcccctctttttttgtcacGAGTACAAATATTGTGagggtttgttgttttttttttttttgttgtttagtgtgtgtgtcatctgtgtttttctctttagcGCGTGCCGTATATGACCGGAGCTGACATAAACAAACgaccaaaacaaccaaacaaacaacttcTCACCTGTCTTTTGGAACGTTTTAATTCGTGCGTGAAAATGGgctcattttcttttgattCCACGGAGACCTGAGAGACCACATCGGCATCAGTGTTCTCCAGGTCACTGTTAGCCTCTGTGCACTCTGGAGGAGGGTAAGTGATGGAGTGAGAGTGGTGGAGAGTGGAGGTGGggtgaggggagaaaaaagggaTGAGAGAAAATGGGAAGAGTCCCAGATGAAAAACACATACTCATCACTTTTCAGCCGATCAATAGAGGCGTGTATTACTGGACAATGATCCATGCAGAAAATCAATAAGCAGCAGACAAAAAAGCGGAGAGCAAAGACCAAGTTGAGgataggaaaggagagagaaagagaaaagaaagactgcACGGAGACGCATTCAACCAGATGTGGAGGcggacagaaggacagaaagagggaaagagagagagagaaagtaagagagagagaaagacaaagagagagaaagagagagagagagagagagagagagagagagagagagagagagagagtaatggcGGTAGAGAGTgactggaggagaaagaggttagcagaggagagggcagaaTTTATAACAACAAGGACAATAGGAAAACACGAGGGTGGAAAGTGTGAGGAGTGGAAAGTGTGAGGGGTGAATGAAGACACACCAGGACAGGGAGGAATCATCTGTATCTTAGGCATTCTATACACCACATGGCTCTGCTcctgcacaaaaacaaaaacaaaaacatgctgttagacaaacacacattactgtagGTGATCCTCATCAACATAACAACAACACGTATCAGAAAATACTcatttaagtatatttaaactGGTATATTTAGCACCAGCACAAAAGTCCAGTGCATTACCAGAATAAGAAGATATGATAATGCTTCTACTAtcgacacgcacacacacacacacacacacgcacaaactgaAATGTTGTATACATACaacattacatatatatatatatacacacacacacacacacacaaattgaaaTGCTGTATACATACaacattacatatatatatatatatatatatatatatatatatatatatatgtatatatatgtgtgtgtgtgtgtgtgtgtgtgtgtgtgtgtgtgtgtgtgtgtgtaagataaaTGGTATGTGATAATTAAGTATATTACATTATAATCATATTACAcgttaatataaatatattcagcAAGTACATTTTTCACCTAACTTTAgctacattaaaacaaacaagaaaatcaTTCACAACTATACATAATTTCAAATCATACAACTtcctaaaacacatttttttaaatgtgcaagCACATCAACATATGATTTCCTCATTATTCAATTGAGCTGCTTTTCAACAGAATGAGCTGAACAAAACCTACAGAACAACACGGACATGACTTCAATGCCAGCTAGGAGTGGTGGAGCACTTGTTTAGACTCTATTGTTTTATTATCAAAGGGAACAAGTTTTCACTGTGACAGTTATATTTTGTTTGATGGCTTGACATCAATAGGtaatccatttttttctgaagtgcTTTTTGAATGGCTCACAAGCTcagaacagtgagcacacacaatcTGAATAATGCATAATTAATCTTCACAATGCCCCAGTAATGACACATTAACTTCGGGCTTTTAAGATGGGTTGGAGAAGGAGAGCGCTGAAGAGAAGAAGTGGTTAAATACTTAATGAAAACGATccatctctgagagagagagagagagagaaagagagagagagagagagagagagagagagaaagaaagaaaagagagagagaaagaacaacacaAGAGTAAGGTAGTTGAGTTGGTTTGAACAGAAAGTTAGAAcaaatgagagtgagacagaaagaaagaaagaaagaaagaaagaaagagagagagagagagagagagagagagagagagagagagaaagagacagacagagagagagagagagagagagagagagagagagagagagagaatgtgtatgggagaaagaagacaaagggagagaaaaatgctgTTATTGATCCATTCATCACGACACTGTGATGGACCTCTGCTCATATTACCTTGAGTATTAATGGAAAACCGCTCAACCTcttccgtccctctctctcactttatctctctctctctctctctctctctctctcactctgtcctttattttccctctcccttgcatttctctctatttcactAATCTCCAACAGATTCTCTTAATATCAAAAGGCCATCTTACAGTTTAAGACACAGCTAGAGTGATCTTTAGATCTGACAGGTGGTTCCcatttcagaaacaaacaaacaaaaaagcctgtttttcttgtgtcatttttaaaaggtctgtgtgtgagcatccTCCAGTAGACTCTTAGGCTCAATATGATTTAGATCATGGTTTATATAAATACCTCACTTCACAGCCTTAGTCAtaaagtatacacacactcgcCATAAACACAGCATGATACCAAAGCATGAGTTCATGGTCCGATATTTTTTAAAgtgcaattattttttttaaagcgcaATAAACAGTCTAAGCCCAAAAAGAATGCATTAATCATGTTTGGGAGGAGAAAGATCTCTTACAGAATTTGATAAACATGTTGATGCCTCCATTGAATACTCCTGAAGTGGATTAATGACTTATAAACCAATAGAGGTCCACTGGCTTGTCCTCTACCCTCCAATCCTCCACTCTCTTAcactcttcatctttttctcccATTCTTTCCATTCCCTTTTGCCCTCCTTCACTCAGCACTGTTGCCGTGGCGCCCTGTGACCCATGCAGTGCACTGGCTTGTGTGGGATTATGTATCAACTCATTTCTTTTCCATACTGCAACACACAGCTAGAGTAACACTGAACTCCAGTACACTGTCCACGTgcaggtcagagagacagacagttaaacagatagatagatagatagatagatagatagatagatagatagatagatagatagatagatagatagatagatagatagatagatagatagatagatagatagatatcatGTTAAAGTAATGTCAGCTAAGTCACCTGATTGTCGCTGTCAGGAGCAGGTTCAATCCCATAAGAAAAATTCCCATCAGAAAACATCCCcctgaagggagagaggagagagagagagagagagagagagagagagacagacagcacaatTGGGGCTGTGTGAAACTGTAATGGGCCAAGtgcacacatttaaatgtaacaaTAGCAATGTTAAATGTAACAAGAAGCAATGCTATAAATGTATCCTCAAAGCTAAGTGTATTGTCCGAGTGATTTAGAAGCATATTGAAAAAAGTTCCTAAAGGAGGAGGAGTAAAGGAATCAGGATTTTGTGCCCTTTATGAAGACACGGATTTAGTCACAAGTCTAGGTATATGTATAGGGTTGGGCAAAAACTTAGGTTGCATGTAAGTGTAGAGAGAATGTGGCTTGTGTTGGTTCTCACCGTAGGCCATGACAGGTAGAAATAGCAGCCAGAGACCTAGGGACACCCCTCAAGTGGCCATGGTAATAACAGTGTTCACCTCCCTGTGATGAAAAAGTCCCATTATATCTCCTtctacacaaagacacacacacacacacacacacacacgcacatacacacacacgaatataCATGCACAAAAAAGTCTTCAGCAACAACAGCTCTCCTCACATTTCggagaaaaactgaaacactgtaaaaacattacGATACTCTTTCCTTCACTCATGCCCCAATACACAcgagcacaaacacatgcagagaaTTAGAGTTCAGATTTCCAAGTTTCAGGTAAGTCTAGGTGAGTCTACTGTATCAGGTACATCTAGACCTACTCTGACCAACGGAGTGTGAAGGGCACACACTATAACACCAAGTGACATGGCATCTATTtgtgttgggctgtgtgtgtgtgggtgtgtgtgtgtgtgtgtatgtgtgtctgtgcctctgCGTGATGGGCACTGTTACATGAgcaagtgtcagtgtgtgaatgtgtgtgtgtgtgtgtgtgtgtctgcatgtgtgttcaaGCAGAAGCAGATGTAATGAGTGTTCTTTGTAAGTCGGATGTGTTACTTGAGACAGTTAAGTGTTCACAGTGCCATGTACAGTAAGAATGGTGGCAGTCATGAGTAGCCAACTGAGTCTGTAAACCAACAATCTACTAACCTACGCGcttgtatacgtgtgtgtgtgtgtgtgtgtgtgtgtgtgttgcattatGTGAGCAATGAGCTATAAAAATACGttaagcacactcacacatttagaACCTCTGCGatcgtgtgcacacacactgggagcagtagtgaatttaacctctgcatttaacccatcctatagaCACTGATAGTgagcacacacagcaggagcagtgggcagcatgcCTGCGCCTATGGGGTA contains:
- the adam11 gene encoding disintegrin and metalloproteinase domain-containing protein 11, which gives rise to MLALQCLLWAAVTAQFAVTGKRERQRWERREPSDYIEEIAVPKRLLHQVDSEEELAHSRLETNVKNSNDGAQPVHVAQISFLVNAFGMAFILDLELNHDLLSSDYVERHFDENGKPTQSLGGEHCYYHGHLRGVPRSLAAISTCHGLRGMFSDGNFSYGIEPAPDSDNQQSHVVYRMPKIQMIPPCPGVCWTQLKLGLCLPLQVRRGQRTVQTETKYVELLVVNDYDLFVQMRRSTPQTRNFAKAVVNMADAIYKEQLNTRIVLVAMETWSSQNMVSVGDDPLLTLRDFMKYRKENIKEKSDAAHLFSGRTFQSTRSGTAYVGGICSLTRGGGVNEYGNVGPMAITLCQSLGQNLGMMWNKDRAAAGDCRCPDPWLGCIMEDTGYYLPRKFSRCSIDEYIHFLQQGGGSCLFNKPTKLLDPPECGNGFVEVGEECDCGSQVECSRAGGACCKKCTLTHDAMCSNGLCCNRCRYEQRGVTCRDAVNDCDIPEMCTGDSSQCPHNVHKLDGYMCDTGQGRCYGGRCKTRDAQCWVLWGHNAADRICYERLNTEGTEKGNCGRDASGQGWVQCNKQDVLCGFLLCTNITAKPRYGDLKGEVTSLTLYHQNKYTDCRGGHAVLEDGSDLGYVEDGTPCGPNMMCLDHRCLPLTTFNLSSCPGSSSSRVCSDHGTCSNEVKCICDADYTGKDCSVYDPIPDPEHQEGPERYKGPSGTNIIIGSIAGAILLAAIVLGGTGWGFKNIRKGRYDPAQQAMM